A genomic stretch from Armatimonadota bacterium includes:
- a CDS encoding ABC transporter permease, translated as MTPARRRWEEIAPPLAVSVLVVVGWEAAVRAFRIPVFVLPGPMVIGRSLWTWREALWFNAAQTLYTTLVGFGLAIIGGLALGLAIGYSGLIYRALYPLLVGFNSVPKVAIVPVLVIWFGIGTVPAIVTAFLISFFPIVVNVATGLATLEPELQDVLRSLGASKGEIFLKIGLPRSLPYFFASLKVAVTLAFVGAVISETVAANRGIGYLMLSASSRFDVPLVFAGLVAVAGMGVVLFAAFAVVERRLTGWAYRGQSF; from the coding sequence ATGACCCCGGCCCGGCGGCGGTGGGAGGAGATCGCGCCCCCCCTGGCCGTCAGCGTCCTGGTGGTTGTCGGCTGGGAAGCCGCCGTGCGGGCGTTCCGAATTCCGGTCTTCGTCCTCCCGGGTCCCATGGTCATCGGGCGGTCGCTGTGGACCTGGCGCGAGGCCCTCTGGTTCAACGCCGCGCAGACCCTGTACACGACGCTGGTCGGCTTCGGCCTGGCCATCATCGGCGGGCTGGCCCTCGGGCTGGCCATCGGCTACTCGGGGCTGATCTACCGCGCGCTGTATCCGCTGCTCGTCGGCTTCAACAGCGTGCCGAAGGTGGCCATCGTCCCGGTGCTCGTCATCTGGTTCGGGATCGGCACCGTCCCGGCCATCGTCACCGCCTTCCTCATCTCCTTCTTCCCCATCGTGGTCAATGTGGCCACCGGTCTGGCCACCCTGGAACCGGAGCTGCAGGATGTCCTGCGGTCCCTGGGCGCGAGTAAAGGCGAGATCTTCCTCAAGATCGGCCTCCCGCGGTCCCTGCCCTATTTCTTCGCCTCGCTCAAGGTGGCGGTGACGCTGGCCTTCGTGGGCGCCGTGATCTCGGAAACGGTGGCCGCGAACCGGGGGATCGGCTACCTGATGCTGTCCGCCAGTTCGCGCTTCGACGTGCCTCTGGTCTTCGCCGGTCTGGTCGCCGTGGCGGGGATGGGCGTGGTGTTGTTCGCCGCCTTCGCCGTCGTTGAACGCCGCCTTACGGGCTGGGCGTACCGGGGACAGTCCTTCTGA